Proteins encoded in a region of the Polynucleobacter antarcticus genome:
- a CDS encoding putative selenate ABC transporter substrate-binding protein has product MTSPLISLGKKTLLSTFLAFSLLAVTSLQAQPQPQTTLRITALPDESPTELQRKFKPLGEYLAKETGMKVEFTPVTDYAAAVEALANNKIDLAWLGGLTYIQVKLRTNGAAKPIIQRVEDEKFTSVFIVPENSNLKTLAELKGKSIAFGSPSSTSGHLMPRFFLIQAGVNPDKDFKSVAFDGAHDATVAFVGSGRADVGALNSSVWEKLNEAKNPNALKSKVLMTTPPYYNYNWTVRGDLDPAVVKKITDAFLKLNVNNPAQKELMDLQRASKYIPTKSENYDGLEKAARSAGLIK; this is encoded by the coding sequence ATGACATCACCATTGATATCCTTAGGTAAAAAAACTTTACTGAGTACTTTTTTAGCATTCAGTCTGCTGGCTGTAACCAGTTTGCAGGCCCAACCTCAACCTCAAACTACACTTCGCATCACAGCGCTTCCTGATGAGTCACCAACAGAGTTACAGCGTAAATTTAAGCCCTTAGGAGAGTACCTCGCTAAGGAGACTGGTATGAAGGTTGAGTTCACTCCTGTTACGGACTATGCTGCTGCAGTTGAGGCTCTAGCGAATAATAAAATTGATTTAGCTTGGCTTGGGGGTTTGACTTATATACAAGTTAAGCTCAGAACGAATGGTGCTGCTAAACCGATTATTCAGCGAGTTGAAGATGAAAAGTTTACAAGTGTGTTTATTGTTCCTGAAAATAGTAACCTGAAGACACTAGCTGAATTAAAAGGTAAGTCCATTGCATTTGGCTCACCATCTTCTACTTCAGGGCATTTAATGCCACGCTTTTTCCTGATTCAGGCAGGTGTTAATCCGGATAAAGATTTTAAAAGCGTTGCATTTGATGGTGCACATGATGCTACCGTAGCATTTGTGGGTAGCGGCAGGGCAGATGTCGGTGCATTGAACTCATCAGTATGGGAGAAGCTCAATGAAGCCAAAAATCCTAATGCTTTAAAGTCAAAAGTATTGATGACGACACCGCCGTATTACAACTACAACTGGACTGTACGAGGTGATCTCGACCCTGCGGTAGTCAAAAAAATTACAGATGCATTTTTAAAACTGAATGTGAATAATCCAGCGCAAAAAGAGTTAATGGATTTACAGCGCGCTAGTAAGTACATCCCTACCAAGTCTGAAAACTATGATGGCCTTGAAAAAGCAGCACGTTCAGCTGGGTTGATTAAGTAG
- the selD gene encoding selenide, water dikinase SelD has product MSYNGRLTSLSHGGGCGCKIAPGVLSDILKASPIRNIPAALLAGSDNNEDAAVYQINEHQAIVATTDFFMPIVDDPFEFGRIAATNAISDIYAMGAQPLFALALLGMPINVLPLEVIQQITAGGESVCTDAGIMIAGGHSIDTVEPIYGLVAIGIVDPKKLKRNNGAKAGDSIILSKPLGVGILSAGLKQEKLSDAGYQEMIALTTKLNKPGVALAQLDGVHALTDVTGFGLAGHLLELARGAKLEARLEWDAIPVVEEAVQLVKTNIFTGASTRNWLGYGHEVTLASHLGLWQQNLLTDPQTSGGLLISCAPEAEAEVLAILQAGGFASAQKIGSFVAGSGLSVL; this is encoded by the coding sequence ATGTCTTATAACGGTCGTCTTACCTCTCTCTCACACGGTGGTGGTTGTGGCTGCAAAATTGCACCGGGTGTCCTAAGTGACATTCTGAAAGCCTCTCCTATTCGCAATATTCCTGCTGCTTTATTGGCAGGTTCCGATAACAATGAGGATGCAGCGGTCTATCAAATTAATGAGCATCAAGCGATTGTGGCGACTACCGACTTCTTCATGCCGATTGTGGATGATCCGTTTGAGTTTGGTCGTATTGCCGCAACCAATGCGATTTCAGATATTTATGCCATGGGGGCACAGCCGCTCTTCGCACTCGCTTTGCTGGGTATGCCTATTAATGTACTGCCTCTCGAAGTCATTCAGCAGATTACTGCGGGCGGCGAATCGGTTTGTACAGATGCGGGCATCATGATTGCTGGCGGCCACTCCATTGATACTGTTGAGCCAATATACGGCTTGGTAGCGATTGGCATCGTAGATCCCAAAAAGCTCAAACGTAATAATGGTGCCAAGGCAGGCGATAGCATCATCTTGAGTAAACCGCTAGGTGTCGGTATTTTATCTGCGGGTCTGAAACAAGAAAAACTCTCTGACGCTGGTTATCAAGAGATGATTGCCTTGACAACCAAATTAAATAAGCCTGGAGTAGCGCTCGCTCAATTGGATGGCGTGCATGCACTCACTGATGTCACAGGATTTGGTTTGGCTGGACATCTTTTAGAGTTGGCAAGGGGTGCAAAACTAGAGGCTCGCTTAGAGTGGGATGCTATTCCAGTAGTGGAAGAGGCAGTACAGCTCGTAAAAACAAATATCTTTACTGGTGCCTCTACACGCAATTGGCTTGGCTATGGCCATGAAGTGACGTTAGCGAGTCATCTTGGCCTATGGCAGCAAAATCTATTGACTGACCCCCAAACGAGCGGTGGATTATTAATCTCTTGCGCGCCGGAGGCTGAAGCTGAGGTGCTGGCTATTTTGCAAGCTGGTGGATTTGCCAGTGCTCAAAAGATTGGTAGCTTTGTAGCGGGCTCGGGCTTATCTGTTTTGTAG